One window of Suricata suricatta isolate VVHF042 chromosome 6, meerkat_22Aug2017_6uvM2_HiC, whole genome shotgun sequence genomic DNA carries:
- the PHAX gene encoding phosphorylated adapter RNA export protein encodes MAQDAGDMEDGQLSDSDSDMTVAPSDRPLQVPKTLGEDSLVRPFQDTETPCAPAPHYRTVKSVDSSEESFSDSDDDSSLWKRKRQKCFNPPPKPEPFQFGQSSQKPPFPGGKKVNNIWGAVLQEQNQDAVATELGILGMEGTIDKSRQSETYNYLLAKKLKRESQEHTKELDKELDEYMHGGKKMGSKEEENGQGHLKRKRPVRDRLGDRLEMNYKGRYEITEEDSQEKVADEISFRLQEPKKDLIARVVRIIGNKKAIELLMETAEVEQNGGLFIMNGSRRRTPGGVFLNLLKNTPSISEEQIKVKSVVPLTFKIHHNLTFT; translated from the exons ATGGCGCAGGACGCCGGCGACATGGAAGATGGGCAGCTTTCCGACTCGGATTCCGACATGACGGTCGCACCCAGCGACAGGCCGCTGCAGGTGCCG AAAACGCTGGGTGAGGACAGCCTAGTGAGGCCCTTCCAGGATACTGAAACACCGTGCGCCCCAGCGCCACATTATCGGACTGTTAAAAGTGTGGATTCCAGTGAGGAGAGTTTTTCTGATTCAGATGATGATAGCTCCCTTTGGAAACGCAAGCGACAGAAATGTTTTAATCCTCCTCCCAAGCCAGAGCCTTTTCAGTTTGGCCAGAGCAGCCAGAAACCACCTTTTCCTGGAGGAAAGAAGGTTAACAACATATGGGGTGCTGTGCTCCAAGAACAGAATCAAGATGCAGTGGCCACTGAACTTGGGATCTTGGGAATGGAGGGCACTATTGACAAAAGCAGACAGTCCGAGACTTACAATTATTTGCTTGCTAAGAAACTTAAGAGGGAATCTCAAGAGCATACGAAAGAATTAGACAAAGAGCTAGATGAATATATGCACGGTGGCAAAAAAATGGGatcaaaggaagaggaaaatggcCAAGGTCATCTCAAACGAAAACGACCTGTCAGAGACAGGCTAGGGGACAGACTAGAAATGAACTACAAAGGCCGGTATGAGATCACAGAGGAAGATTCGCAAGAGAAAGTGGCTGATGAAATTTCTTTCAG GTTGCAGGAACCAAAGAAAGATCTGATAGCACGAGTAGTGAGGATAATTGGGAACAAAAAGGCAATCGAACTTCTGATGGAAACGGCTGAAGTGGAACAAAATGGCGGCCTCTTTATAATG AATGGTAGTCGAAGAAGAACACCAGGTGGAGTCTTCCTGAATCTCTTGAAAAATACTCCCAGTATCAGCGAGGAGCAAATTAAGGTAAAAAGTGTAGTGCCCTTGACTTTTAAGATCCATCATAATTTGACTTTTACTTAG